In Piliocolobus tephrosceles isolate RC106 chromosome 5, ASM277652v3, whole genome shotgun sequence, a single genomic region encodes these proteins:
- the SPDEF gene encoding SAM pointed domain-containing Ets transcription factor isoform X3 encodes MGSASPGLSSVSPGHLLLPPDTVSRTGLEKVAAGAVGLERRDWSPSPPATPEQGLSAFYLSYFDMLYSEDSSWAAKAPGASSREEPPEEPEQCPVIDSQAPGGSLDLVPGGLTLEEHSLEQVQSMVVGEVLKDIETACKLLNITADPVDWSPGNVQKWLLWTEHQYRLPPVGKAFQELAGKELCAMSEEQFRQRSPLGGDVLHAHLDIWKSASTSEESWTDSEVDSSCSGQPIHLWQFLKELLLKPHSYGRFIRWLNKEKGIFKIEDSAQVARLWGIRKNRPAMNYDKLSRSIRQYYKKGIIRKPDISQRLVYQFVHPI; translated from the exons ATGGGCAGCGCCAGCCCGGGTCTGAGCAGCGTGTCCCCCGGCCACCTCCTGCTGCCCCCCGACACAGTGTCGCGGACAGGCTTGGAGAAGGTGGCAGCGGGGGCAGTGGGTCTCGAGAGACGGGACTGGAGTCCCAGTCCACCCGCCACACCCGAGCAGGGCCTGTCCGCCTTCTACCTCTCCTACTTTGACATGCTGTACTCCGAGGACAGCAGCTGGGCAGCCAAGGCGCCTGGGGCCAGCAGTCGGGAGGAGCCGCCTGAGGAGCCTGAGCAGTGCCCGGTCATTGACAGCCAAGCCCCAGGGGGCAGCCTGGACTTGGTGCCCGGCGGGCTGACCTTGGAGGAGCACTCACTGGAGCAGGTGCAGTCCATGGTGGTGGGCGAAGTGCTCAAGGACATCGAGACGGCCTGCAAGCTGCTCAACATCACCGCAG ATCCCGTGGACTGGAGTCCCGGCAATGTGCAGAAGTGGCTCCTGTGGACGGAGCACCAATACCGGCTGCCCCCCGTGGGCAAGGCGTTCCAGGAGCTGGCGGGCAAGGAGCTGTGCGCCATGTCGGAGGAGCAGTTCCGCCAGCGCTCGCCCCTGGGCGGGGATGTGCTGCACGCCCACCTGGACATCTGGAAGTCAG CCTCGACGAGTGAGGAGAGCTGGACCGACAGCGAGGTGGACTCGTCATGCTCCGGGCAGCCCATCCAcctgtggcagttcctcaaggagcTGCTACTCAAGCCCCACAGCTATGGCCGCTTCATTAGGTGGCTCAACAAGGAGAAGG GCATCTTCAAAATTGAGGACTCAGCCCAGGTGGCCCGGCTGTGGGGCATCCGCAAGAACCGTCCCGCCATGAACTATGACAAGCTAAGCCGCTCCATCCGCCAGTATTACAAGAAGGGCATCATCCGGAAGCCAGACATCTCCCAGCGCCTCGTCTACCAGTTCGTGCACCCCATCTGA
- the SPDEF gene encoding SAM pointed domain-containing Ets transcription factor isoform X2 yields MGSASPGLSSVSPGHLLLPPDTVSRTGLEKVAAGAVGLERRDWSPSPPATPEQGLSAFYLSYFDMLYSEDSSWAAKAPGASSREEPPEEPEQCPVIDSQAPGGSLDLVPGGLTLEEHSLEQVQSMVVGEVLKDIETACKLLNITADPVDWSPGNVQKWLLWTEHQYRLPPVGKAFQELAGKELCAMSEEQFRQRSPLGGDVLHAHLDIWKSAAWMKERTSPGAIHYCASTSEESWTDSEVDSSCSGQPIHLWQFLKELLLKPHSYGRFIRWLNKEKGIFKIEDSAQVARLWGIRKNRPAMNYDKLSRSIRQYYKKGIIRKPDISQRLVYQFVHPI; encoded by the exons ATGGGCAGCGCCAGCCCGGGTCTGAGCAGCGTGTCCCCCGGCCACCTCCTGCTGCCCCCCGACACAGTGTCGCGGACAGGCTTGGAGAAGGTGGCAGCGGGGGCAGTGGGTCTCGAGAGACGGGACTGGAGTCCCAGTCCACCCGCCACACCCGAGCAGGGCCTGTCCGCCTTCTACCTCTCCTACTTTGACATGCTGTACTCCGAGGACAGCAGCTGGGCAGCCAAGGCGCCTGGGGCCAGCAGTCGGGAGGAGCCGCCTGAGGAGCCTGAGCAGTGCCCGGTCATTGACAGCCAAGCCCCAGGGGGCAGCCTGGACTTGGTGCCCGGCGGGCTGACCTTGGAGGAGCACTCACTGGAGCAGGTGCAGTCCATGGTGGTGGGCGAAGTGCTCAAGGACATCGAGACGGCCTGCAAGCTGCTCAACATCACCGCAG ATCCCGTGGACTGGAGTCCCGGCAATGTGCAGAAGTGGCTCCTGTGGACGGAGCACCAATACCGGCTGCCCCCCGTGGGCAAGGCGTTCCAGGAGCTGGCGGGCAAGGAGCTGTGCGCCATGTCGGAGGAGCAGTTCCGCCAGCGCTCGCCCCTGGGCGGGGATGTGCTGCACGCCCACCTGGACATCTGGAAGTCAG CGGCCTGGATGAAAGAGCGGACTTCACCTGGGGCGATTCACTACTGTG CCTCGACGAGTGAGGAGAGCTGGACCGACAGCGAGGTGGACTCGTCATGCTCCGGGCAGCCCATCCAcctgtggcagttcctcaaggagcTGCTACTCAAGCCCCACAGCTATGGCCGCTTCATTAGGTGGCTCAACAAGGAGAAGG GCATCTTCAAAATTGAGGACTCAGCCCAGGTGGCCCGGCTGTGGGGCATCCGCAAGAACCGTCCCGCCATGAACTATGACAAGCTAAGCCGCTCCATCCGCCAGTATTACAAGAAGGGCATCATCCGGAAGCCAGACATCTCCCAGCGCCTCGTCTACCAGTTCGTGCACCCCATCTGA